One window from the genome of Pungitius pungitius chromosome 14, fPunPun2.1, whole genome shotgun sequence encodes:
- the LOC119227466 gene encoding TLE family member 5-like, with protein sequence MMFPQSRHSASSQSSQPLKFTTSDSCDRIKDEFQFLQAQYHSLKLECDKLASEKSEMQRHYIMYYEMSYGLNIEMHKQAEIVKRLNGICAQVLPYLSQEHQQQVMGAIERAKQVTPPEMNSIIRQQLQVQHLSQLQGLALPVTPLPLGLTPPSLPAVSSSSGLLSLSSILANYSHGQAQAVKEDKAREAAERAPRGEDGDKSD encoded by the exons ATGATGTTTCCTCAATCAAGGCACTCG GCATCCTCTCAGTCCAGTCAACCTCTCAAGTTCACTACTTCTGACTCCTGTGACCGCATCAAGGATGAGTTCCAGTTCCTCCAAGCACAGTACCACAG TTTGAAGTTGGAGTGTGATAAACTGGCTTCTGAAAAGTCAGAGATGCAACGTCACTATATAATG TACTATGAAATGTCTTACGGGCTGAACATTGAAATGCACAAACAG GCTGAAATCGTGAAGAGACTGAATGGCATCTGTGCTCAGGTGTTGCCTTACCTGTCACAAGAG CATCAACAGCAAGTCATGGGTGCTATCGAGCGAGCCAAGCAAGTCACGCCTCCTGAGATGAATTCCATTATACGG caaCAGCTCCAGGTGCAGCACCTGTCCCAGCTCCAGGGCCTGGCCCTGCCTGTGACCCCGTTGCCCCTGGGCCTCACCCCGCCGTCCCTGCCCGCCGTCTCCTCTAGCTCCGGCCTGctttccctctcctccatcctggCCAACTACTCCCATGGCCAGGCCCAGGCGGTGAAGGAGGACAAGGCCCGGGAAGCCGCGGAGAGGGCGCCCCGGGGAGAGGACGGGGATAAGTCAGACtag